The Globicephala melas chromosome 20, mGloMel1.2, whole genome shotgun sequence genome contains a region encoding:
- the SYNGR2 gene encoding synaptogyrin-2 isoform X1, with product MESGAYGAAKAGGSFDLRRFLTQPQVVVRAVCLVFALIVFSCIFGEGYSNTHESRQQYCVFNRNEDACRFGSAIGVLAFLASAFFFVIDVYFPQISNATDRKYLVISDLLFSALWTFMWFVSFCFLANQWAATKPEYVLVGADSARAAIAFSFFSVFSWGVLASLAYQRYKAGVDDFIQNYVDPTLDPSTAYASYPGAPVDSYQQPPFTQNVETTEGYQPPPVY from the exons ATGGAGAGCGGGGCCTACGGCGCGGCCAAGGCGGGCGGCTCCTTCGACCTGAGGCGCTTCCTGACGCAGCCGCAGGTGGTGGTGCGCGCCGTGTGCTTG GTCTTCGCCTTGATCGTGTTCTCATGCATCTTCGGTGAGGGCTACAGCAACACCCACGAGTCCAGACAGCAGTACTGCGTGTTCAACCGCAACGAGGACGCGTGCCGCTTCGGCAGCGCCATCGGGGTGCTGGCCTTCCTGGCCTCGGCCTTCTTCTTCGTGATCGACGTCTATTTCCCCCAGATCAGCAACGCCACTGACCGCAAGTACCTGGTCATCAGCGACCTGCTCTTCTCAG CTCTCTGGACCTTCATGTGGTTCGTCAGCTTCTGCTTCCTTGCCAATCAGTGGGCAGCCACCAAGCCGGAATACGTGCTGGTGGGAGCCGACTCGGCCCGGGCGGCCATCGCCTTCagcttcttttctgtcttctcctgg GGCGTGCTGGCCTCCTTGGCCTACCAGCGCTACAAGGCCGGAGTGGACGACTTCATCCAGAACTATGTGGACCCCACTCTGGACCCCAGCACGGCCTACGCCTCCTACCCAGGCGCGCCTGTGGACAGCTACCAACAGCCGCCCTTCACCCAGAACGTCGAGACCACAGAGGGCTACCAGCCGCCCCCCGTGTACTGA
- the SYNGR2 gene encoding synaptogyrin-2 isoform X2, whose product MESGAYGAAKAGGSFDLRRFLTQPQVVVRAVCLVFALIVFSCIFGEGYSNTHESRQQYCVFNRNEDACRFGSAIGVLAFLASAFFFVIDVYFPQISNATDRKYLVISDLLFSGRAGLLGLPALQGRSGRLHPELCGPHSGPQHGLRLLPRRACGQLPTAALHPERRDHRGLPAAPRVLSCGRGW is encoded by the exons ATGGAGAGCGGGGCCTACGGCGCGGCCAAGGCGGGCGGCTCCTTCGACCTGAGGCGCTTCCTGACGCAGCCGCAGGTGGTGGTGCGCGCCGTGTGCTTG GTCTTCGCCTTGATCGTGTTCTCATGCATCTTCGGTGAGGGCTACAGCAACACCCACGAGTCCAGACAGCAGTACTGCGTGTTCAACCGCAACGAGGACGCGTGCCGCTTCGGCAGCGCCATCGGGGTGCTGGCCTTCCTGGCCTCGGCCTTCTTCTTCGTGATCGACGTCTATTTCCCCCAGATCAGCAACGCCACTGACCGCAAGTACCTGGTCATCAGCGACCTGCTCTTCTCAG GGCGTGCTGGCCTCCTTGGCCTACCAGCGCTACAAGGCCGGAGTGGACGACTTCATCCAGAACTATGTGGACCCCACTCTGGACCCCAGCACGGCCTACGCCTCCTACCCAGGCGCGCCTGTGGACAGCTACCAACAGCCGCCCTTCACCCAGAACGTCGAGACCACAGAGGGCTACCAGCCGCCCCCCGTGTACTGAGCTGCGGCCGGGGATggtaa